From a single Aquificaceae bacterium genomic region:
- a CDS encoding tetratricopeptide repeat protein: MMERGYKGVFSRMGESLLERFIEDLKKELQEKPEDPELLLKLGVACVRAGKVSEAREVYKRLKLIDQQKAKELLDLIYEV, encoded by the coding sequence ATGATGGAGAGAGGCTATAAGGGAGTCTTCAGCAGGATGGGAGAGAGCCTTCTGGAGAGGTTTATTGAAGATTTAAAGAAAGAGCTTCAGGAGAAGCCTGAAGACCCGGAGCTTCTCCTTAAACTTGGAGTTGCCTGCGTCAGGGCCGGAAAGGTATCAGAGGCAAGGGAGGTCTATAAAAGGCTGAAGCTCATTGACCAGCAGAAGGCAAAGGAACTTCTTGACCTTATCTACGAAGTTTAG
- a CDS encoding TraR/DksA family transcriptional regulator — protein sequence MLSREQLEVLRDKLLEEKAKLLERYRKKEDTQARIGEEVKEPRDLEDIGQMTYTQELLDTLSSREFFIIKEIDHALGKMQAGTYGICEYCNEEIPFERLMVIPWTRYHAHCAEKAEEEGIVPTYPAVTFEATIPEEVELQREDITEA from the coding sequence ATGCTGAGCAGAGAACAGCTTGAGGTTCTGAGAGACAAGCTGCTTGAGGAGAAGGCGAAGCTTCTTGAACGCTACAGGAAGAAGGAAGACACCCAGGCGCGCATTGGGGAGGAGGTAAAGGAGCCAAGGGACCTTGAGGATATAGGTCAGATGACCTACACACAGGAGCTTCTTGATACCCTCTCCTCAAGAGAATTTTTCATAATTAAGGAAATTGACCATGCCCTGGGCAAGATGCAGGCTGGCACCTACGGTATATGTGAATACTGCAACGAAGAAATACCCTTTGAAAGGCTCATGGTAATACCCTGGACGAGATACCACGCCCACTGTGCAGAAAAGGCAGAGGAAGAGGGCATAGTGCCCACCTATCCTGCAGTAACCTTTGAGGCAACCATACCGGAAGAGGTTGAGCTCCAGAGGGAAGACATAACAGAGGCATGA
- a CDS encoding peptidylprolyl isomerase yields the protein MYSLLHRYKSITVAIIAVATGGFFLWLFFAGGVSDITSPSKRCVVEVGSGCVTLKDYRRELLRFSELLKNPQMEELVREQVLSNLTAQELLYQKAKSLSFIASDEEVVEVIKSDPSFQEGGLFTSSKYREVLSRIGLTPEEYEEYIRKVLSIQKLLSFLSNGVYLSEKELEINLLAENTLLSGSLYLITPADVSQGYSPSEQEMLEYYQKNRELFKRPEGKLIWVWREREKEKALSIYNELKKGKESQGYQEYRLPEDTQKMGSLLEKEAQKLSPQERFSITKDGEDYVVLYLKQVIPAGYEEFEKVKEKVKERLVEEKSQSILLQKAQEVAKELREGKKPAVRALNFSDTPAMQLNAVVNMDQNSLVRIVLSGERVFGPYPLRQGYGVLLVEKRSRKELRPEEREEVVRDILSLKSQAMLTQYVEHLKKNTKIRINKELLGGV from the coding sequence ATGTATTCCCTTCTTCACAGATACAAAAGTATAACAGTAGCCATTATAGCAGTTGCAACAGGGGGTTTTTTTCTGTGGCTGTTCTTTGCAGGAGGTGTGAGTGATATAACTTCACCCTCAAAGAGATGTGTGGTGGAGGTAGGCTCAGGCTGTGTAACTCTAAAGGATTACAGAAGAGAGCTTCTGAGATTTTCTGAACTTCTGAAAAATCCACAGATGGAAGAGCTTGTCAGAGAGCAGGTGCTGTCAAACCTTACGGCTCAGGAGCTCCTGTATCAGAAGGCAAAGAGCCTTTCCTTCATCGCCAGCGATGAGGAGGTGGTGGAGGTAATAAAGTCTGACCCATCCTTTCAGGAGGGTGGTCTTTTCACCTCATCTAAATACAGGGAGGTGCTGTCAAGGATAGGGCTGACGCCGGAAGAATACGAAGAATACATAAGGAAAGTCCTGAGCATCCAGAAGCTTCTTAGTTTTTTGAGCAACGGTGTATACCTTTCAGAAAAAGAGCTGGAGATAAACCTGCTTGCGGAAAACACGCTTCTGAGTGGAAGTTTGTATCTTATAACTCCTGCAGATGTATCCCAGGGCTACAGCCCTTCAGAGCAGGAAATGCTGGAATACTACCAGAAGAACAGAGAGCTCTTCAAAAGGCCTGAGGGGAAGCTCATATGGGTATGGAGAGAGAGGGAAAAGGAGAAGGCTCTGTCCATATACAATGAGCTAAAAAAAGGAAAGGAAAGTCAGGGCTATCAGGAATATAGACTGCCGGAGGACACCCAGAAGATGGGAAGCCTCCTGGAAAAGGAAGCTCAGAAGCTTAGCCCTCAGGAAAGGTTCAGCATCACAAAGGATGGAGAAGATTATGTGGTCCTGTATCTAAAACAGGTCATTCCCGCAGGGTATGAAGAGTTTGAGAAGGTGAAGGAAAAGGTGAAAGAGAGACTGGTGGAGGAAAAGTCGCAGTCCATCCTGCTACAGAAGGCACAGGAGGTGGCAAAGGAGCTAAGAGAGGGGAAAAAGCCCGCTGTGAGGGCTCTGAACTTCTCTGACACGCCAGCCATGCAACTCAATGCAGTGGTCAACATGGACCAGAACAGTCTGGTTCGCATTGTGCTATCTGGGGAAAGGGTCTTTGGTCCCTATCCTCTAAGGCAAGGCTACGGGGTGCTTCTTGTGGAAAAGAGGAGCAGAAAGGAGCTAAGACCTGAAGAAAGGGAGGAAGTAGTCAGGGACATACTCAGCCTCAAGTCTCAGGCTATGCTCACCCAGTATGTGGAACACCTGAAAAAGAACACAAAAATACGCATAAACAAGGAACTGCTTGGAGGTGTATGA
- a CDS encoding citryl-CoA lyase → MEKKWRTAITQHVGHETYIRGYRLLDLVGNLSFAQAIYLILKGELPGEKESKMMEAIFVSVIDHGIAPPSVIAARSVASGGNSLNVGVAAGVLAFGSAHGGALEDAMKFIQEGVASQKSVEDIVKEHLEAKKPIPGYGHRYYKDFDPRTKRLMDVARSLGFYGKHCEFAEAVQEEIGRQKGKRLVLNVDGGIAAVASEMGFDWRLGKGFFIIGRVPGLVAHVYEELTTEKPFSKRLDEEAETEYTGVPPRELPEEFRRV, encoded by the coding sequence ATGGAAAAGAAGTGGAGGACAGCCATAACCCAGCATGTGGGGCATGAAACTTACATAAGGGGCTACAGGCTTCTGGACCTTGTGGGAAACCTGAGCTTTGCCCAGGCCATATACCTGATACTCAAAGGAGAGCTTCCCGGCGAAAAGGAATCAAAGATGATGGAAGCCATCTTTGTCTCCGTAATTGACCACGGAATAGCACCACCTTCTGTTATAGCTGCAAGGTCCGTGGCTTCAGGCGGTAATTCTCTCAACGTGGGCGTTGCTGCAGGTGTTCTGGCCTTTGGTTCTGCCCATGGCGGAGCCCTTGAGGATGCCATGAAGTTTATTCAGGAAGGAGTGGCAAGCCAGAAAAGTGTGGAGGATATAGTAAAAGAACATCTTGAAGCTAAAAAGCCCATACCTGGCTATGGACACAGATACTACAAGGACTTTGACCCCAGGACCAAGAGGCTCATGGATGTAGCCAGAAGTCTTGGCTTTTACGGAAAACACTGTGAGTTTGCAGAGGCGGTTCAGGAGGAGATTGGTAGGCAGAAGGGCAAAAGGCTTGTGCTCAACGTGGATGGGGGCATTGCTGCGGTTGCATCAGAGATGGGCTTTGACTGGAGGCTTGGAAAGGGCTTTTTCATAATAGGAAGGGTTCCAGGGCTTGTGGCGCATGTCTATGAAGAGCTCACCACAGAAAAGCCCTTCTCCAAGAGGCTTGATGAAGAGGCAGAGACAGAATACACGGGTGTGCCTCCAAGAGAATTGCCCGAAGAGTTCAGGAGGGTATGA
- a CDS encoding phosphate-starvation-inducible PsiE family protein, whose translation MSLQESILRLYRFFTGIVFNVAIIILLFSLFVGLGRTILELGLVFTEATVRLSIKELVTNVLSIVILLELVRAFVDYFEHERVRVEILIEIAVAFMIRELMIYIFAGNLKGTDVILWTLGIALLVGARTLTVVFKPTK comes from the coding sequence ATGAGCCTGCAGGAGAGCATACTTAGGCTTTACAGGTTTTTTACCGGTATAGTCTTCAATGTGGCAATAATTATACTTCTCTTTTCTCTCTTCGTAGGTCTTGGAAGAACCATTCTGGAGCTTGGCCTGGTCTTTACAGAGGCAACGGTAAGGCTCAGCATAAAGGAGCTTGTTACCAACGTTCTTTCCATAGTAATACTCCTTGAACTTGTAAGGGCCTTTGTGGACTACTTTGAACATGAGAGAGTTAGAGTTGAAATACTCATAGAAATAGCCGTAGCCTTCATGATAAGGGAGTTGATGATATACATTTTTGCCGGCAACTTAAAGGGGACAGATGTGATTCTCTGGACGCTGGGTATAGCCCTTCTGGTTGGGGCAAGGACGCTTACGGTTGTGTTCAAACCCACAAAATAG